The following are encoded in a window of Octopus sinensis unplaced genomic scaffold, ASM634580v1 Contig10233, whole genome shotgun sequence genomic DNA:
- the LOC115228299 gene encoding protein let-756-like, producing the protein MTGYFLCMNYLSQLYSSKEFSDDCAFYEKLLQQYYTTFYSNKYKKKLNKTWYISIDKKGRPRRGNRSNNHQIRVMFLPLDADEALIKKIESEQRTKTGSNTSATTAIDAVRTAQPPGTGGLSTASIDMSSPKMASTTTATTSTALAGQMLTTPATTTTYRKTPRKKKHRCKMKNRLQRKACKRKRRRRRRCKEARLKNKRCRKKKRKLLTKDTEVK; encoded by the exons ATGACTGGTTATTTCTTGTGCATGAATTATCTTTCACAGTTATATTCAAGT AAAGAATTCTCTGATGATTGTGCATTTTACGAAAAGTTACTGCAGCAATACTACACCACATTCTACAGtaataaatacaagaaaaaattgAACAAAACGTGGTATATAAGTATTGACAAAAAAGGACGGCCTCGACGAGGCAATCGTAGTAATAATCATCAAATACGAGTCATGTTTCTGCCGTTAGATGCAGATGAAgcgttgataaaaaaaattgaaagtgaaCAACGAACTAAAACCGGTTCTAATACTTCTGCTACAACAGCTATTGATGCAGTACGGACAGCACAACCCCCCGGCACGGGGGGATTAAGCACTGCTTCAATAGACATGAGTTCGCCGAAAATGGCATCAACGACAACCGCCACAACGTCAACGGCGTTGGCAGGACAAATGTTGACAACGCCCGCGACTACGACCACTTACAGAAAAACGCCCAGAAAGAAAAAGCACCGTTGCAAAATGAAAAACCGCTTGCAAAGGAAAGCttgtaaaagaaagagaagacgGCGAAGACGCTGCAAAGAAGCACGTCTAAAAAACAAACGCTgtcgaaagaaaaagagaaaacttttAACAAAAGATACTGAAGTCAAATGA